The Capsicum annuum cultivar UCD-10X-F1 chromosome 3, UCD10Xv1.1, whole genome shotgun sequence genomic sequence ACATGTCTATTAATTTCACAGTTGTCTTCTACTGGCAAAAAGCATGATGAGATCGACTTTGAGTTTCTGGGGAATGTATCAGGACAACCCTATATTATCCACACTAACATATATACTCAAGGAATAGGAGGCAGGGAACAACAATTTTATCCATGGTTTGACCCAACAACAGATTATCATAACTACACCATTCACTGGAATCCATCTGCAGTTGTGTAAGttgttctctctctctatatatatatttatgtatgtatgtatgtatataaatacacACAATGAATTTACCGACACAATTTTTGGCTCATTGTTTATTAACTATTCAATTCACATTTCAGATGGTACGTTGATGATATACCAATCAGAGTATTCAGGAACTACTTAAGCCAAGGAATTGAGTATCCAAATGCACAAGCAATGGGAGTTTACTCGAGCCTTTGGAACGCGGATGATTGGGCAACCAGAGGTGGCCTTGATAAGATTAACTGGAATAGTGCTCCATTCATTGCCAGGTACCGCAATTTCAGGACAAGGGCTTGCCTCTGGAATGGACCAGTTAGCATCAATCAATGTGCTAATTACAACTGGTGGTATACATGGCCGCAA encodes the following:
- the LOC107866297 gene encoding probable xyloglucan endotransglucosylase/hydrolase protein 26, whose product is MASSRVASLSLFISAIAFHLVAVNCTFSDSTYINWGAHHSWMKGDDCQLVLDRSSGSGVQSKGTFLFGSIETLIKLVPGNSAGTVTTYYLSSTGKKHDEIDFEFLGNVSGQPYIIHTNIYTQGIGGREQQFYPWFDPTTDYHNYTIHWNPSAVVWYVDDIPIRVFRNYLSQGIEYPNAQAMGVYSSLWNADDWATRGGLDKINWNSAPFIARYRNFRTRACLWNGPVSINQCANYNWWYTWPQYRQLSYAKRGQMDWIRNKYMIYDYCKDYKRFNGQFPAECFKPQY